From the genome of Patescibacteria group bacterium:
TCTCTGAAAAATAATTGTCTTCCAGATCATCCCCGCATATATTGTTATAGTCCTTGATTATATTATCAATTTTATTTTTATCCCATTTTCCGTTACCAAAAAATGCCTGATAAACTGCATAGTTTGAAAAAAGAAAATCATTTAAAATCACTTCTTTAAAATGTTTGGTTGCAACTGCAGATACAACGCCTGTACCTGCAAAAACGTCTGCGAATGAATCACCCTTGCACTCTTTTTCAAGTATAGAAAAAATCCATTCAATTAATTTATACTTACTACCAATATATCTTCTGTTTTGCAACTGGAGATGATTTTTTTTAATTTGAGGGGTATAAAAATAAGTTTCTTGAATTTTTTCCGCGCTAACTTCATAAGATGGTTTTTCAGTTTCCATTGAATTAAACAATGTGCCCTGCACTCCATCAGAAACGTAATCCAAGTTTTTATCTTGGCCTTTTAATTTATCATAAAAACTATAACCTCCGTTATTCTTAGCTGTTATAATGAAATCGGTAACTGGTATTCCCATTAACTCTCCTGCTTGAGTGATCTTCTCAACTATTTTTATATCTTTTTCACTTGGCGTAGGATCACCTGAGGGGTGATTATGCACTAATATAATACTAGCTGAATTAAGCTCTACTGCTGGTTGAAATATTTCTCTGGGATGCAATAAACTTTTATCCAAAAGACCTATACTTATTACTTCTTTTTTAATCACTACATTTCGAGCATTCAAGTATAAACAAATTAAATATTCCTTTTTTTTATCTCTTAAATCTAAAGTTAAGGATAATGCATCGTTTGAGCTCTTAATTACAATTTCGTCACCGTTCTCTTCTTCATAATATCTCCTAACTAAAGAAATTGCAGATACTATCTGCAATGCTTTAGCTTGCCCGATTCCTGAGATAGTCAGCAAATCATCAACTTTAATATTTAAAAAATTCTTTCCAAATTTCTTGATTATTTGCTGGGATAAAACTTTAACATTTTTACCTTTTATTCCACTTCCAAGTAGTATAGCCAAAAGATCAGACTTTGAAAGAGCTTCTGGCCCCTTTTTTAAAAACTTTTCTCTTGGTCTGTCTATTTTTGGTATATTTTTTATTTTTGTCATTATACTTGAATATACTACATAAAAATCGCTAATTTACGATAATTAATTATATTTATATTTTACTATTTTTAGCATTTAAATACAAGTAGAAATATCAAAAATAGACCACAATTATCCCCAAAAGTCAAAAAGATAGGTCCAATCAAACCTATCTCAATAACTTCTTATAAAAAATTTATCAATTTTCAACAAAATTCTATTTCAAACTGCTTATTTTTAAAATATTCTATTATCCGTTTATCTTTCCCTCTACTACCTAAATTCCAACTTTTAATTATTTCGAGTGGTTGATTATTTTTGTAATCATAAATAGTAAATACTAATCGCTTATCGTTCTTCATGATAAACGCCCACTCTACTCTAACCTTGCTATCTCTCGACTCCCATTCTCCCTCCTTAGTACAATCATGTGGCTCACCAAATTTTTCTTTTAGTTCTTTAAAACTTGCGTGGACTGTGCCAATTCGACTTGTTCCAATAGTTGACTTCTTGGTTGCACTTTTAATTTTGAAATCTATTTTTAAGTTTTTCATATCCTTTCATGATAATTAAAATAATCTTTACACTTAACCCAGACAACTTAGCTACTTCTCCGACATTAAACATATTAGTTGCACCCGACAATCTAACATTTTCATAACAAATAAATTGTTCTTTGGTTATATTTTTCATATTGTGTTGGATGTTAACGTAATAAAAACCACATGGCAAGTCATTTATTCTCACCAATATTAAACGCTTTTCTTATAGCTTTTTGGCTAATTCCAATACTTCTCCTAATAATTTAATTAACTTCTCCTTGTCGCTACTCCCAACTTCAACAGTTTGCACCAAGCTACGAATAAAATTAATATCCATGTTTTTACCCGGGCAAGACTTGCTCGCAAAATCTCGATGAAAGATAATATTGTTTTTATTAATTTGATATTGCTGAACTAATTTCTTGAGCAAATCACGCAAAGCGAATACTTGTGTTGACGCTGGTTTTTCAATATCAAAATTTCCATCTAAACAAATATGAATACACTGCCCACTGTTCATATCTCCCTGATAGCATGCCACTGTCTTCTCTCCATCCTTACGAGCTTGTCTAATGCGACCATTCTTGGCAATTTCGTAGTTGTACCCCAAATAGTATCCTAGAGAGCTGACAAGCCCCCATCTCCCTTTGTGGACTCTGTTATTTGCCTCAAATTGATCAGAATTTTTGTTATATGACACAGCACTGTGATGTATCATAATATATTTTGGTTTTTCCATAATTATTTGCTTATTACCATATAAATAAAATTTAAAATATTCCCAATCCCAAGTAAACCAACAAACCATTTAAGGTTTTTAATTGTTGTTGCCACTTCAATTCTGAACTGGGTATTTTTCTTTACATTCCCATTGGTCTCGTCCAATCTCTTAATAATACCCTTGTGACCATTCGAATTG
Proteins encoded in this window:
- the radC gene encoding DNA repair protein RadC, which produces MTKIKNIPKIDRPREKFLKKGPEALSKSDLLAILLGSGIKGKNVKVLSQQIIKKFGKNFLNIKVDDLLTISGIGQAKALQIVSAISLVRRYYEEENGDEIVIKSSNDALSLTLDLRDKKKEYLICLYLNARNVVIKKEVISIGLLDKSLLHPREIFQPAVELNSASIILVHNHPSGDPTPSEKDIKIVEKITQAGELMGIPVTDFIITAKNNGGYSFYDKLKGQDKNLDYVSDGVQGTLFNSMETEKPSYEVSAEKIQETYFYTPQIKKNHLQLQNRRYIGSKYKLIEWIFSILEKECKGDSFADVFAGTGVVSAVATKHFKEVILNDFLFSNYAVYQAFFGNGKWDKNKIDNIIKDYNNICGDDLEDNYFSENFGGKYFSQNSAKVIGAVRENIEENKANLTSKEYHMLIASLLYTIDKIANTVGHYDAYFKKDNVEDAFFMRPIDPIEINKVSIYREDTNELVKKIRADVAYIDPPYNSRQYSRFYHVLETLTKWDKPELHGVALKPEPENMSDYCRVSAKHRFDDLVRDIDAKYLVVSYNNTYEPKSNSSKNKITLQEIKDILTKKGKTKVFEKNHKHFNAGNTNFNNHKEYLFVTKV
- a CDS encoding peptidoglycan recognition family protein → MEKPKYIMIHHSAVSYNKNSDQFEANNRVHKGRWGLVSSLGYYLGYNYEIAKNGRIRQARKDGEKTVACYQGDMNSGQCIHICLDGNFDIEKPASTQVFALRDLLKKLVQQYQINKNNIIFHRDFASKSCPGKNMDINFIRSLVQTVEVGSSDKEKLIKLLGEVLELAKKL